gaacTGAATACATCAAGTTGCTGGATgtcgttttgtttttctttctcagAATTCAAAGGAAACCATGAGAAAAGAGTTTCAAACAAAAGTTCTTCAGCCATCTGAGCTAAGATGTATCATGGAAACAGCAAACTCAATGATCGTTAACCATGTGTGCATTAGACACATTATATTACACcagaaaatcattaaaaaaaaaacacagatttATAACCGTGTTCTGAGATTACAATCTACTCAGAAATAATGTCAAATCCAGAATTATAAGAAAGATATGGTAGTTTTGGATCTAGAACACTCAAGCACAAGTTGCAATACTGCAGCAGCTGCAATGGCCTCCTCTGTTACAGACGGGTTAACGGTACGTACCAGTCATATATTGCAGCTATATATGAGACTGGTCTGGCTTCAACCTCTTTGCTCTCTACCTTGGTTGACATCTTATGTCTAGCCTACCCTTTTCGCTCCTTGTGAGCTTGTTCCTCCTCCACCCTGGATTTTCCTTTGTTTTTGAGAGCTTGTCGACAACTGGCCTCCGGTCGGGTCTTCAAAAAGGCTTGTCAGAAACAAGGTTGACCTTTCACCAGGAACCAGCCAATCCGGTTCAGTTTTGGATAAGAGAAGACCATGTGTATTATACAAGCTTTCGAAAGCTACAATCGTGCCTCTAACGATGTTTTTGGAGAGGACAATAATATTTGAGTAAGGATATGACAGTGCCCAAAATGATATGTCCACTAGCATCGAAGATATTCTCGCATAGTCATCACCTGGAAAGAATGTGACTGATGAGATATTAGATTGTTTTAAACAAAAAGAATGTTTAAAGCAATTAATTCATTAACCTTCGGGTAAGAAATCGAATTCGACACAGGTCTCGAGACCATTAGGTAGCAGTTCACCAGTATCAACGTAAAGATAGATCGACAGCTCCCCTTTATAACCCTGGTTGACAAGAGCGTTTTTCATAACGCCACAAAACAATACAGGGTCGACACCATTAGGAATAGGGTAACCAGCCATGTCCCAAAAGACTGATGTCTTAGCGTCTGCAtgcaaacgaaaaaaaaaacgatattAAACAAttaagaggacgaggaagaaattaaaataaataaatcaaaattttactaTGACAGCAGATCGACGATTAGATCATACactagttttgttacaaaaaaaaaaaaaaaaaagatcagacACTAGTTTAATTACGATGACGTCAGATCTCTCTATGAGATGAAATCTAATTCA
The window above is part of the Brassica napus cultivar Da-Ae chromosome C3, Da-Ae, whole genome shotgun sequence genome. Proteins encoded here:
- the BNAC03G21430D gene encoding uncharacterized protein BNAC03G21430D, which gives rise to MSFPQPFDMVMDEGMTDPLFTEMMSDPQFTYKPVPTPVLIYENAKTSVFWDMAGYPIPNGVDPVLFCGVMKNALVNQGYKGELSIYLYVDTGELLPNGLETCVEFDFLPEGDDYARISSMLVDISFWALSYPYSNIIVLSKNIVRGTIVAFESLYNTHGLLLSKTEPDWLVPGERSTLFLTSLFEDPTGGQLSTSSQKQRKIQGGGGTSSQGAKRVG